The following DNA comes from Thunnus thynnus chromosome 3, fThuThy2.1, whole genome shotgun sequence.
CTCCTCAGATGTTCGAttaaattttacacacaaaacaataagATGAGTTTGACTTTGAGGAAGGCCTGGATTTTGACATTCTTTTAAGTTAAATGAAGAGAATGATTATTCACAACATATTTGCTCTATCTCACTCCATTTTCTACTTATTACtacatctcttctctctgaaACTGGACTTAGAAAACAAACTGGCGACggctttttattattttcttgtatGATGACAATAAGTCAggatatatttaatatatgcaTTACGTATATTGTGTATGAAGTGAGAAGAAAAGGTATAATATATTCTACAACatatttcttttcattatttacaccttGCTTAGGGATAAAAAGTCAGAGTAACAAAAgtagaaaaacttttttttgccaAAGTGTCCAATAGTTTTTAAACATTCAAggttattgtgtttttgttatgtgtaatgttatttttttgttgttgctattTTTAACTGCATTTAGTGTTATGAGTGGGAACACAAAGGCATTCTCTTTCAGCCACATGTTATCAGTTTCAACAGCCAAGACTGAAACTGTTCAAACCATCAGTCCTTTGAGCTGCAGCTCCGCTTAAACAAATGGACTCAGTTTGTCAGTTCTGGCTAAACTATTAAAGGTCTAATTGTCTAACAGCCATCAAAacatctttgtgtgtttgactgcAGACCAACTGTCACTTTCTGGTTCTGCCTCCCACTCAAAACACCTTGCTTTACTTTCTATTGCCTGCATTTCACCCACACTACATCAGCAGGACGAACTCCTCCTGCTCCGTGTTTCAGTGGTGTGTGGAGCTATATGCCTAGTTTAATATAGGTGTTACCATTTAAACTCTTCCTAGTGTGTGCCTTAATGCCAAGATGTGCCCTGTGCTGTATATCTTTGTAGACCTGCAGACTGTTTTCTATCAGaaggtttgtttaaaaaaaaaaaaagaagcttatTTGGCATTGTTATATTTATAGTgacaaaatagataaataaagcATTTTCAAAAGCATGTGATGCTGTGTCATTCTTTTTGTCCTCCCGCCACACTGGTTATATATAACGTGTGAACCATAACAGTCTAAACCGGTGGTTCCCTAACTGTGGAACGGGACCTCGTAATGGGTCACAGGATAAATCTGATGGGTCacaagaaatgaaagaaaaaaacatttatgttatacaaaattatatatttttattttatttttgctttttcttgtatAGGACTGATGCTAAAATAAtccttcaaatgaaacagtTGGGAATTTACTCTTTGGTTGAACTCGCATCCATACTAAGACCATAACTTGTGATTAGGGATCACAAGTGGACGTGCTTCATTTGAGGGActcacaagcaaaaaaaaaaaggttgggaaaCACTTAGTCTAAACCATCTCAGCTAGGCTTTGTTTTAGATTAAACTGCTTAACTGTGGAAAGCACTAAGAGGGGTCATAAATGTCTTGAAAGGTTCTGAGACAGAGGACTTTGACTACAACCTCTGTGAATGGAAACCCATCCCCGACCTCATACATCAGCTATTATTAAGAAATGTGTCATggtgcagagaggagagagagcgcAGTGGAGAATGTTTCATAAACTCAACTTTACTCTAGAAACATGTTGTACCCCAGTGAGGAGTCCATAgaggactttttaaaaaaaaaaaaaaaaaaaagaacagaagtaGCCTTCATTATGCTGTATAATATGAGCAGGAGGACAATTACTGGCACAGGCCGTTTTTCTACATTGTCACCACCTTTGAGCCAAAGGACGCCTGTTTTACCATTGAGATGTAGGTACAGATAACAGGAAAAACAACCTTCTTGGCTATTATTACTTAAATTAATACatataacaaatacaaaatcCTATTTTGATATCAAAATATGAATTTGTCTCAAGTTAGATCATGTTctctgatgaaaacatttatggaggggatatttaatatttggcaAATCACTCAGTGGCACTGAAAGAAGGGGGCTATTAATGATGGATTATCATCATAAATTATGATAATAGTTCAATTCCCATTtccaatttttatttatgtagtgcgaaatcataacaaaagttatctcagggcacttaaGTCTTGTCCTTAGCTGCttttcatgataaaaaaaagtgtccaCAAGGAAGGGGGAATTAATTTCCCAAAAAGTCAAGGCACACTGCTCTCCCATGGTATGAAACCTAATTTTGTGGTTTCACCCTCCCCATTATCTATCACTCCAATCCCACATGGTGGTTTGTGTATACACAAAGCTGTGATCAGAATAGGATTAATAACATCTTTACAGGTTCTACCAGATAAGAGGCAAGAGTGAGTTTATGACTCAAGAAAATTATCTCCAACATACTGTCATAATAAACTCATCACCACACCTTCTTTATGAGAgaaaatttagattttaaacTTGGTTAAGGAGTctatagatacagtatatacacatatattgGCTAGACTTCATGTTATCAGAGGTTTAACATTTAGGACAATGTTGCCATCTGGTGGTTAAAACCCTTCATCAGCGCAGCCTGCAGCAGAGTTGTACTGCTCAGACCAGACAGTGCAGGTTTTCAGCGGCAGCCATGTTAGCGCTACAGTCATCAATGAAGGATATTGTAGAGAACAAAAACCACATTTAGTATTTCTTTAGGATGAATTCAACAGATGCAAGTAGATGTTTATCATACAGACTGAGTAAAATATTGTCACTCATTAAATCCTTTAGCAGAGAATAGAAACACAGTGTAGGCCAGGGAATAAAATACACTGAACATAATTTCACCTGcttttatgtgtgttcatgtgtgacGCAGGGGAAAAATTGTACATGCATGGAACATTTTCCCATAATTGCATtgatattgtattattttatgttattcatCATGCAATCGAGATGAATATACATAACAAATCTTACGCATGGATTATCTACCTATTTTATATTCAAAAGAGCTAAACAGACGCgacaaaaaagagaaacatatcattaaaacaaagtCAAAGTTTTACTGTTATCTCACATGCACTACAATTCCCGTAATGCACCTGCAGCCGTTCCTGTGCGTGTTGCTTTTGCGCGGCTGCTGCTGTCTTTGCAGATTTATAAACAATACACACAGACTGAGCAGGTCTGCTACAAAACACAGAGGGAAATCCAGATGATTTGTGCAGCTGCTAAAACGCGCTGCCGCTCTTGAATGTAACCTCAGTTTATATTTGGCTTAAAGGAGACGCAACAAAGCGCACAAAATGGTTGCGCTCCAGGCCCGGGCGAATAAGTAGGTTTACTATAGCTTTAAGAACGCGAAAATAGTGGCTgcttctttaaaaatatatcgGTTTATTGCTGAATAGATAATTAAGAAAAGTTTTCAATTTCTAATCAATAAATTGATGCATATAATCTGCGGCGAACCCAACGCACTCACAGAAAATGCCCCACTGTTGGATAAAGGCCTCTTGCAATCAAAACGTCTTTAAACCAGATGTGGTGCGTTTCTCCTCAATTTGCAAGTGAACCTGCTTGGCTTTCTGCGGATTTACAGACGGGCTGAAGTGTCCTCAAGGTGATGGAACCGACCGGCGAGCGAACCGGGGATGTAAATAAAGGCGAAGAGCCGGTGGAGGACAAGGCCGCAGAGCAGACCCCGGCCACCAGTACGACCGTTACCCCGCGGAGGGGGCTCAGGGAGCGGGGAGCGGGCCGCCCGAGGTCTGGCGTCTCCTCCGCTTCATTAACGGACGTCAACGGGACTGCGCAGAGCTCGGGACGGGTTTTGAGAGACCGGTCAACGAGGGCAGTACCGGCTTGGCTGAAGGACACCAAAAGCGACGACGACGAAGACGAACCGAGTCCGGACACCGGCGCGACCAAGCGGAGGAAAGTTTCCAACTCCCGGCGGAAGAAACACTCAGAGTCTGCGGGTTCGGCTGAGCCTGGAGGGGGGGTCGCAGGTGACAGCCGTCAAGCCACAGAGTAAGTTTTGAACTGAGCAGTTCTAACTGTTAGACAGCTGCATTTGTTTATAATGGGCCTGTCTCAACTtctaacgtgtgtgtgtttatgtcggTGGGGTCAGTTCCTGTCAAAAAGCACGCCTTCAGCCGAGCGCGTCCCCTTCCTGCAGCTCCGCATAGGGAGGGAGGAGTGAAACTTACCTGGCTTTACAATTTCTTATATTTCGACTTCATGCAGCAACTTAAGGATGATAATTGAGGGCATGTCTTTctgtaaagagagaaagaaacagatctCAGTATGTATTTTTCTCCTTCTGCAGGTCAGAGGACCCCAAGAAACCTGCCACAGATGCTCAAGGTAATTAGTGAAATGCTAGATAGAGACCTTTTGGTGTGTCTGGTGCCGAATTGAAATTAAATCTCATGATGTAAATGGACTGCAtgtatatagcacctttctagtcttctgaccggCTTTATACtgcatgtcaacattcacccattcacacacatattcatgcaCTGAtgacagaggctgccatgcaaggtgccaacctgctcatcaggagatCTAATCTaatactcattcacacacacatacatacacacacacacagatggcacagctccgggagcaatttggggttcagtatcttgcccaaggacacttcaacatgcggactggagaAGCCGGGGATTGAACCATCGATCTTTCAATTAGTAGATGATCCattctacctcctgagccacagccgtaCCTAAAATGCTTTTGTATATGCGCAGTTGgatcatgtgtgtatgtgtggttgtgTCTCTGCTCATACAATATGTTTAATGGCATCCTCCTGCTCCCTCTCTACAGCTCTGCCCTCCAGACGCCCCCCAGCCCAGGCCGGAGCCAAGCCCCCGTCTGGCAGGGCCGTCCGCGGCTCTGCCAAGCCTGTGTGTAAGACAGAACCTGGAATGGAGATTCAATCTGGTGAGCAACCTGTTGACAATGAGCGGCTATGGTTCAACATGTTGGCCTCTGATTGATAAATCAAATCATACACAGAAGCACTAAAACACGGTGCTAACTGCTGTTCTTCAGGATATTATTCACGCTGTAGAAAACCTTCACTAACATCTTGTGTAGACCTGGTTATGGATTAGTTGTGATCATGAATTGCTTCCAATATTTTCACATACGGCAGAATGCAGTAGAGTGGTTGAGCTGTGgcaattagtcaattaacttATTAGtggattgacagaaaattaatgggAAATCATCTTCTTGTCTCATATATgaggattttatgttttttctttctcatttatgatggtgaactgaatatctttgtatctTTGAATGCACATCACTGGGttgtgggaaattataacaagcagttttcactcttttctgacattttatatatcaAACAATAAGATTAATTGAGGAAACGATTGCCCAGTAAATTGACACTTATaaattgtttgttgcagccaTGATTGCAGTAAAATGATTTTGTGTTATGCAGTCATGCGTTTTCACATTGCATCATTTATACAAAATCGTACATGTATCTAAAAACGGAGGTTGTGGTGACTAAGGGTTCTCTTTTGTTGCCTTTCTCATTGTCATGatgtctttcttcctctgtttgttgtgcagcagcagaaggGGAGCTGAACAATAAAGAGAAGTACGAAATGTGAGTATATTTTTGGCCCTGAGGGTAAAGCATTAAATCAACGTGACAAGTGTTATGGGTTTTACCGAAGtgtattgttttacaaaatGGCAAAATATATATGGTTTAAGTCTAAAATTAAGAGAGTCAGTGCAtctaaaatgcaaaacaatcCAGTTTATTCCCAGTGGTATCCAGCCATGcaaattgtttcagttttattaagTAAGTAACTgggaaaatatgtttgtgtgtgtgtgtgtgtgtgtgtgtgtgtgtgtgtgtgtgtgtgtgtaagtaatttgggtgaactgaccctttaaagatgtgattttttttttttttttttttttttaaacagtctaTCTTTGATACGCTCACATCTTGGAGAGACTGTGTGGTTATGCAGTGTCATTTTGAAATATGGATAATAATGGAGGCTGCATAGCATAtattacaaaatataatttgttttgatatttatgGCCCACTGAGCTCATAGCTTTTTAAGTATACtctcttttttatatatgtattgcgcaagtgtgtgagagtgagagattTGTGCTGTGTTTTGATGACTGCTGTGTTTCACACTTCTGCTGTCTCagtaaaaagaaagaggaggaaagtgaGGATGTTGCTGAACCAGTCCTGGAAGACAAAGACCCTCCCTTTCAGGACGACCCACATGACTTCAACTATCAGCCGCAGAGTCAGAGGTAAAGGTGACTCAAGCGCATCACTTGACCCCTTGCAAGTGAAAGtgtaaaatcctttttttttttttttttttttaagtgtttttttttcttttcagtggtgcagaggaagaagagggcctcagcagtgatgatgatgttccTTTTAGAGATGATTTAAACGATCAGAGCTATGACCCCAAGGCTGAaaggtttgtgtgtatgtgtaggggAGCGTGGCAGAGTCACACCtctggccctgtttacacctggcattaacatgcgtctccacatACGTCTTGAGTGACGACTTCTGATCGCATTTCACTTTcctgctctatatgcaaataagcACGTACATCAATTCcctttgcaaagaccaaattcattgttgtttttaactgacGGGAGGAccgctgtgttcaacttgtttgataacaggataaacaaatatacaatgcattgtgtgcCCCCTCACAAACATTAAATGCCTGTCCTATAGCTCCATTATGTCGAGCAGCGCAGCAAATCTAAGATCTGTAGttcttttaattcacatgaaaatcagaaaaacaaaataatgcctttctttatcctgttattaAACAAGTTGAACAAAGGAGGCAGCAATTCAGATCCTGTGCCTAGTCTGCCGGAAAATtgaggacgtcagttgagtaggaggtccttcagtgtggcccaggacacaatgcgtttacactgctaaatgaatgtggccacatgtggcccagaccacctccgaatgtggtcttatatatatacacacatagacGGAGCGCTCGAGCGAATCAATAGGACGGCATTTGATTTTCGTGAGGGgacacaatgcattgtatatttgtttatcctgttatcaaacaagttgaacacagctttggacggagcaGACCCCGGTCCGGTCCTCCCACTggttaataaaaaacaaattttgtcTTTGCAAACTgaaatgatgtctgtgtttatttgcatatagagcagagaagtgagatctgatcacaagtggtcactcaggatGCATGTGGagatgcatgttaataccaggtgtaaacaggttCTCTGCTTGCATTTGTTGCAATATTCTCCACACTGCGTTATTATACAGATCAGTTTTATTCAGTCCTATGATATCTCTCCCTTGTCCTTTCAGGGATGCCCCTAAACCAAAGCGCAGAGCTCCTCCtagacagaaggagaagaaagaaaaagagaaagcgcctaaaaaagagaaagaggttgCTGAAATAAAGATAGAAGGTTCAGACAACTTGGAGAGAGTGGAAGAGGAAGTGAAGCTGGAGGAAGAAATAGTGGAGGACCCTGACGGACCCAGGAAGTAAGCACATCCCTTGTAAATATGTGacaaatgtgaaatgttatCAGTAGGACATATTCACATTAAATGTACATCTAATGAGAAGTGCATGTGAAATACTAATTGTCCTGCCTGTGACTGTATTACATTCAGCTTCAATCTGAATGTAACGTGTGTGGTTACAAACCAAACTCTGATTTCATAGTAGCGTTGTGTTCACAGTAGTGTCTGCATTTTCCATTCCCAGTCAGTTATGTAATTTCCTTTGTTCTTTCTGTGTTAGGAGAGGCCGGCGgaaaaaagatgacaaaaccCCACGGCTGCCAAAAAGAAGGTGAAGTTGATGTTTGTTCTGGGGCGTCATAATATTAACTTTATAATATGACTCCATGTATCATCATGTCACCATTTTATGCAGAAATAACTGATATGATGGTGACTGATGATGAATTTGGATTTGTGGGATATGAATAAAGACTTTGAGGTCTatttaattacactgtattGACATGTGCTTTGCCCACACAGGAAGAAGCCCCCGGTGCAGTATGTGCGCTGTGAGATAGAGGGATGTGGCACAGTTCTGGCTCATCCTCGCTACCTGCAGGTCTGTCTCTTTGCTGTTGACCATTTCATTTCCAATCATGTTATTTCCAAAaagctgcaattaacaattattttcattattgattcaatTACTGACAGTCAGCTTATCATTTAATCAACAAATCATCTCAGCTCTTAACAAGGTCCAAAGGTACCTCCTGTGGTAGTGTTTCATTATATCTGTAGGTGAAGGGAGgtaaactttttttaatgaaatgttcaACACAGAAGGACTAAATGGGGTCTACAGAACATGTTCATATagtccaaataaataaaatgttcacttgaTTGACAGTTTAGCCACACACTATTGTCAAGGTTGATCACTTACAACAGTAGCAAATAACTTCTCTATCTTGACCTCCATCCAACTGTTTCTGATATGCTGTTGTTCCATATCTGCTCTGTTTTGCACACCAGCATCACATAAAGTACCAGCACTTGCTCAAGAAGAAGTACGTATGTCCTCATCCTTCTTGTGGAAGGCTTTTCCGATTACAGAAGCAGCTGCTTCGTCATGCGAAACACCATACAGGTACACATATGTACATAAACTATGCATTGGGTTAGATCTGTGTGTGGTCATTTCATGTTATAATCAATAAAGAaagtatattttttgtgttgtgtgattttttttttttcttttagaccAGAGAGACTACATCTGTGAGTTCTGTGCTCGTGCCTTCAAGAGCTCCCACAACCTGGCTGTGCACCGCATGATCCACACCGGAGAGAAGCCCCTCCAGTTAGTGCCTCCCTGTTCAcactttttgattgttttagcTTGTAAATGCATTAATTCTATTAAATTTCCCCAGATTACTGTGTATTTCCtctcaatttatttatttcttgtatTAATAGGTGTGAAATCTGTGGCTTCACCTGTCGCCAGAAGGCGTCTCTCAACTGGCACATGAAGAAGCATGATGCCGATGCCACCTATCAGTTTTCCTGCTCCATTTGTGGCAAGAAGTTTGAGAAGAAGGACTGTGTGGTGGCCCATAAGGCCAAGAGTCACCCAGAGGTGCTAATTGCTGAGGCACTTGCAGCCAATGCTGGCGCCCTCATCACAACCCCTGCATCCTTGCTGGAGCTGCCAGGAAACCCCATGCAAGCAGAAGTCACCAGCCTGGAAATGAGCCAAATAGGGCAGGAGGGGCAGGTGGAACCGCTGAGCCAGGAAGGTCAAGTTGGGCAGCAAGTGGCTCAGGTGTCTCAGATGGGTCATGTGACCCAACAAGTGAGTCACCAGGTGGTTTTACTGGGACAAGACCAGAGCCTCCATACCATGCAGGTGCCGGTGACAATCGCCCTGTCCCCCATTGACCCCCCTTCGCCAGCTGACAACCAGCAGCAGACTCACCTCCAGCTACAGATGCCCGTCCAGTTCGTGCAACCACAGCAACCCCAAATCCAACAACTGACCCTCCATTCTGGCGCGGTGGTGACCCAGCACCAACCCCAGCTTCATCCCCTTCAGTCCTATTCCTCCCAGCAGCACAGTCACGGGCAGACACAAATCCTACAAATGACCTTCCAGCCGGTCAGCCAGTCCCAGACCCATATTCAGCAGATCCCCATCCTAGCGACCTCTCAGCAGCTTCAGACCCTGCAGACAGCCGCCCCGAGCCCTCCTCTCCTGTCCCCGTCCCAACCCCAGTCCCAGGATCCAGCCTGCACCAATGGGGACAGCTTTATTCTGGACAATCCGGtgctctcttcctcctctccatcagtCAACTCCCTTCAGCAGACAGAGGCGGTGGGGGAAGACAGCGTGGTCTGGGAGCAGACAGGACAAGGGGACGTTCTGTCTGACAGCACTGAGAGACATGTGCAGCAGGCCCTCATGTAAAACaaggatggtgcactcaaagcagaaaaaatagtGGCAAATTATGTCATCAGTGAGCTAATATACTGTATTGCAACGTTTGAGGTAAATGTAGGATCACAAATATAATATGTACTGTTCACTCATAGTCATCTTTGGTAGCTTTTTAGAATATCTGTATCAGGGAAAGATATGTATGTGTCTATATGTGTAAGTTGTTGCCTTTGTACATAAGTCCTGTAAACTTCACTAGCCttttatttgagtgtgtgtgtgtgtgtgtgtgtgtgtgtgtgtgtgtgtgtgtactgatgCAGAAAATGACTTCTAAAAGATGTTGCAAAGCTATTGCTGTTATGCAATAATATAGCATACCTCTAAGTAATAGACAGCACTTCAAATGCCTTGTGTGTGGCATTATCAAGGTTCCTACTGGATTAAAGCAACGTTATTTATATACtgaattaaacacaaaacacacattagaaAGCTACAAACCTCCTCAATATGTGTGCGTTCAACAAATTCAGTTTAAATGAATTGTCAGCCAGTTGTTCATTTATTGTCCAGAGCTACACAAAACTTTTACTCGACcaggttaaaagaaaaatgtaacataaatctaaataaactcacaaagagagaaatatctTAAAACCTGGAAGGACATAGACAGAAAGGTGTTACACAGGGCTGtaaaaagtcacaaaatatacatatttagaAGATTTTTGGCAGTGTCATTAAACCAGTTTAAATGACATTTGTGCAGATTTGTTAAGCTTGGCTGTGGGTAGACTGAAGGAATAATAACCCGTATAATTTATTTACTGCTCACAAACGTCCTTAGTCATTGTAGCCAGCCAGAAGATGACATTGGACACTATTAATCACATTATGAATCCTGCAAGCACAGTCACTGaattaaactattaaaactaATACTGTCACTGAATAGTGTTTGAAACATCATGTAAATTCATAACCAGAACTATGTAGAAACCTTTGAACACGTGTCGATACTAAAGTTGCACCAGTCTGATGCAAATTTAGTATGTGTGACATAGGATGTGTGGTAGAGCAGGCACAACAGCTGTTCATTTATATGATGTAAATAAATGTCTTAACATTTAGCCTAAGTGTATTCATTGACACtatttccaacatttttaacaCAGAGTATGCCTGAGTTATTATTTGTACACTAACATTATAGACAAAGATACACACAGGCATCCGCTGCATACTATTGCTTGGTGACAGCAAACTGTCATTGCTAATAAAACACCCATCAGGACATATTGATCCGTTC
Coding sequences within:
- the zfp91 gene encoding E3 ubiquitin-protein ligase ZFP91 isoform X1, which translates into the protein MEPTGERTGDVNKGEEPVEDKAAEQTPATSTTVTPRRGLRERGAGRPRSGVSSASLTDVNGTAQSSGRVLRDRSTRAVPAWLKDTKSDDDEDEPSPDTGATKRRKVSNSRRKKHSESAGSAEPGGGVAGDSRQATESEDPKKPATDAQALPSRRPPAQAGAKPPSGRAVRGSAKPVCKTEPGMEIQSAAEGELNNKEKYEIKKKEEESEDVAEPVLEDKDPPFQDDPHDFNYQPQSQSGAEEEEGLSSDDDVPFRDDLNDQSYDPKAERDAPKPKRRAPPRQKEKKEKEKAPKKEKEVAEIKIEGSDNLERVEEEVKLEEEIVEDPDGPRKRGRRKKDDKTPRLPKRRKKPPVQYVRCEIEGCGTVLAHPRYLQHHIKYQHLLKKKYVCPHPSCGRLFRLQKQLLRHAKHHTDQRDYICEFCARAFKSSHNLAVHRMIHTGEKPLQCEICGFTCRQKASLNWHMKKHDADATYQFSCSICGKKFEKKDCVVAHKAKSHPEVLIAEALAANAGALITTPASLLELPGNPMQAEVTSLEMSQIGQEGQVEPLSQEGQVGQQVAQVSQMGHVTQQVSHQVVLLGQDQSLHTMQVPVTIALSPIDPPSPADNQQQTHLQLQMPVQFVQPQQPQIQQLTLHSGAVVTQHQPQLHPLQSYSSQQHSHGQTQILQMTFQPVSQSQTHIQQIPILATSQQLQTLQTAAPSPPLLSPSQPQSQDPACTNGDSFILDNPVLSSSSPSVNSLQQTEAVGEDSVVWEQTGQGDVLSDSTERHVQQALM
- the zfp91 gene encoding E3 ubiquitin-protein ligase ZFP91 isoform X2; this encodes MEPTGERTGDVNKGEEPVEDKAAEQTPATSTTVTPRRGLRERGAGRPRSGVSSASLTDVNGTAQSSGRVLRDRSTRAVPAWLKDTKSDDDEDEPSPDTGATKRRKVSNSRRKKHSESAGSAEPGGGVAGDSRQATESEDPKKPATDAQALPSRRPPAQAGAKPPSGRAVRGSAKPVCKTEPGMEIQSAEGELNNKEKYEIKKKEEESEDVAEPVLEDKDPPFQDDPHDFNYQPQSQSGAEEEEGLSSDDDVPFRDDLNDQSYDPKAERDAPKPKRRAPPRQKEKKEKEKAPKKEKEVAEIKIEGSDNLERVEEEVKLEEEIVEDPDGPRKRGRRKKDDKTPRLPKRRKKPPVQYVRCEIEGCGTVLAHPRYLQHHIKYQHLLKKKYVCPHPSCGRLFRLQKQLLRHAKHHTDQRDYICEFCARAFKSSHNLAVHRMIHTGEKPLQCEICGFTCRQKASLNWHMKKHDADATYQFSCSICGKKFEKKDCVVAHKAKSHPEVLIAEALAANAGALITTPASLLELPGNPMQAEVTSLEMSQIGQEGQVEPLSQEGQVGQQVAQVSQMGHVTQQVSHQVVLLGQDQSLHTMQVPVTIALSPIDPPSPADNQQQTHLQLQMPVQFVQPQQPQIQQLTLHSGAVVTQHQPQLHPLQSYSSQQHSHGQTQILQMTFQPVSQSQTHIQQIPILATSQQLQTLQTAAPSPPLLSPSQPQSQDPACTNGDSFILDNPVLSSSSPSVNSLQQTEAVGEDSVVWEQTGQGDVLSDSTERHVQQALM